Proteins co-encoded in one Coregonus clupeaformis isolate EN_2021a chromosome 17, ASM2061545v1, whole genome shotgun sequence genomic window:
- the LOC121562367 gene encoding mediator of RNA polymerase II transcription subunit 18, whose product MEAPPVSVLPITGGTINMMEYLLQGSVLDQALESLLHRLRGLCDNMEPETFADHELVYLLKGQQGNPFLLRARRSLSHPTVPWHLRYLGQPEVGDKSRHALVRNCVDVAASHSLPDFLNEMGFRMDHEFVAKGHIFRRGVLKVVVSKLSRILVPGNTENTEPLSLSYLVELSVLAPAGQDTMSEDMRSFAEQLKPLVHLEKIDPKRHM is encoded by the exons ATGGAGGCCCCACCAGTCTCAGTGCTGCCCATCACGGGGGGCACAATCAACATGATGGAGTACCTGCTGCAAG GCAGCGTCTTGGACCAGGCCCTCGAAAGCCTATTGCACCGCCTCCGGGGCCTTTGTGACAACATGGAACCTGAGACGTTCGCCGACCATGAGCTGGTCTACCTCCTGAAGGGCCAGCAGGGCAACCCGTTCCTGCTGCGTGCCCGCCGCTCCCTCTCCCACCCCACGGTGCCCTGGCACCTGCGCTACCTGGGCCAGCCGGAGGTGGGCGACAAGTCCCGCCACGCGCTGGTTCGCAACTGTGTGGATGTGGCCGCCTCGCACAGCCTGCCCGACTTCCTCAATGAGATGGGCTTCCGCATGGACCACGAGTTCGTAGCCAAGGGCCACATTTTCCGCAGAGGCGTGCTCAAAGTGGTAGTGAGTAAATTGTCACGCATCCTGGTCCCCGGGAATACAGAGAACACTGAGCCGCTGTCACTCTCCTACCTGGTGGAGCTCAGTGTGTTGGCCCCCGCGGGCCAGGATACCATGTCGGAGGACATGCGCAGCTTCGCTGAGCAGCTCAAGCCCCTGGTTCACCTGGAGAAGATTGACCCCAAGAGACACATGTAA